The stretch of DNA ttctgcagtatttcagtcatttcatgtttgcttttatatcacaacGGCTTAGCAGGGAAGTCGGGTAGCTACTGGGTCTGTTGCAGTTCTGCTGACATTCACAAATTGTCTGATTTTAAAACTAATTGTTTCTTCGTTTTAGCTGCGGGCTCCTTTGGTAAGGTAacatgttactgcttttatgtttaactctgagttttatttttattttgctgcttttcatgaactctacttttatttattgggttttgttttagcagaaacatcataaactcacactggatcattttatattgaaactgtttttaactctgcagagattattaatcactattataacacagtaataTCTGATTGTACATGGAGAGTTCCTgatttgaatgtattaatttgagatggctttaaaagaacatgaatgctttcatttaaaaagattttttatgaaatgtaactttttgtcaaatccaggtgatgagtgtcatttcagtccagtctgtgaaaatggtgacagccatcgtgttactgagcgacttcttagtttcaggtgagcaGTTTGTTCAGTCACTTTTATTTGGAGACGTTATTTTTTCCAactgttcatgctctgtctgcaaagtgaaatgtttcatattgacattgttaaaaagaccaaacatgttgctgctgaattacagtttgtgcatcatgaactttctcttcatgcagattttgcttcacaatttgttcatcaagagtctgtttcacaggtgCTGTGGCTGATTGTCATGGAGACTCAAGCCTATTCATCACTACACCAAAGCAGATGGAAGCACTGAGTGGATCCTGTCTGCAAATCCCATGTAACTTTACAGTTAAACCAGGAGAGGCATTCAACAGCACAAGACCAACCATCGGAATTTGGATTAAAACTGACAAACATTTTGCTGACAAACCacataatgtgattttaaacagTAGCAGGACGGATAATATCTATCCAATGAGTCTTATTGGAGACCTGAGTCAGAAAAActgcaacactttattttccagttTAATCACAAGTTACACAGACTGGTACTACTTCAGAATTGAGAATGGACCATTTGTGGCAACAACTCCTTGTGATCCTCTTCAAATAACAGTCAAAGGTAAGAGagctttgttttttatcagtcagtctataacgttattgtttaaaataaaaagtgaaagttgcaacttttaattttggaggtttttcactttgccatgaatttaaattctgattaaacactgattctgttgttacagtttcacattaaaatggtcaaattttgagatattaaaaagcaaaccttagacactttatgcattttcaatacAAGATTGTCACCTTCTGTGTCAGCTTTGGCATTTAAAAAGTTTTCTAATCTATCAtgatctattttttattgtacaatctgTGCTTGATTTGAAACTCCAGATTCTCCTCCGAGGCCCAGCATTGAGATCTCAGGTGATCTGAAGGAGAAGGAGTCTGTCACTAtaacctgctcagctttcactccctgtccacactcccctcctgaactcacctggactctccaacaagaccctcacaacaaaatagaggaaaacacagatcgaaccttcacaactaaaatccagacgaccttcactctgtcagacgaacatgatggattcatcatcacctgttcagccagatatcctgtaaatgaaggaaaagacgtcAAGACAGCAGAGAAGAGAACGACGCTCAGTGTTTCATGTAAGAtaataagtgtttgttattagatcctgtcagcacatgatgattcatggg from Sebastes fasciatus isolate fSebFas1 chromosome 21, fSebFas1.pri, whole genome shotgun sequence encodes:
- the LOC141760095 gene encoding myelin-associated glycoprotein-like — protein: MVTAIVLLSVFFLSGAVADCHGDSSLFITTPKQMEALSGSCLQIPCNFTVKPGEAFNSTRPTIGIWIKTDKHFADKPHNVILNSSRTDNIYPMSLIGDLSQKNCNTLFSSLITSYTDWYYFRIENGPFVATTPCDPLQITVKDSPPRPSIEISGDLKEKESVTITCSAFTPCPHSPPELTWTLQQDPHNKIEENTDRTFTTKIQTTFTLSDEHDGFIITCSARYPVNEGKDVKTAEKRTTLSVSYAPKNTSVSISPSGLVSAGSLVNLTCSSRANPPVSFTWFKTSKDGPVSVAEGDFYSFKVTSVTDIEDYYCVATNDLGSQTSQRMNNGESSVSSLQWGSALGGILVIILICLAICVWWFKSKRPQTQSQRGDELTLQMPASKTEGDIHYGEIDFSKRRPEPSSASEQDGGQQQDTLYAQVNVSQTASSLRQAADVPEDLYAQVKKK